A single region of the Silene latifolia isolate original U9 population chromosome 8, ASM4854445v1, whole genome shotgun sequence genome encodes:
- the LOC141597197 gene encoding tetraspanin-8-like, translated as MGCSNYLVAILNFITFLLSIPILGAGIWLKRHASTDCEHYLENPVIALAIFLLVVSLAGVIGACCRVNWLLWVYLLVMFILILLLTIFTIFAFVVTNKGAGEVISNKGYKDYKLGDYSNWLQKRVDNNKNWNRIKSCLIDGKVCQSLVDEKNTPANQFFAKNLSPIQSGCCKPPDSCKFQYVGPTTWTKTSTTDTTNPDCNTWSNVQTALCYDCQSCKAGVLQNLKGHWKKVAVINIVFLVFLIIVYSIGCCAFRSNRWDNSWKPYNGR; from the exons atgGGTTGCTCAAACTATTTAGTAGCCATACTAAACTTCATAACATTCCTCCTCTCAATCCCAATCCTTGGAGCAGGAATCTGGCTCAAACGTCACGCCTCAACCGACTGCGAACACTACCTTGAAAATCCCGTTATCGCCCTCGCTATCTTCTTACTAGTCGTCTCATTAGCCGGAGTTATCGGCGCGTGTTGCCGCGTGAATTGGTTATTATGGGTTTACCTGCTTGTTATGTTCATACTCATACTTCTTCTCACCATTTTCACAATCTTTGCGTTTGTTGTTACGAATAAAGGTGCTGGAGAAGTGATTAGTAATAAAGGGTATAAGGATTATAAACTTGGGGATTATTCTAATTGGTTGCAAAAAAGAGTTGATAATAATAAGAATTGGAATAGAATTAAGAGTTGTTTGATTGATGGTAAGGTTTGTCAAAGTCTTGTTGATGAGAAAAATACTCCTGCTAATCAATTTTTTGCCAAGAATTTGAGCCCTATTCAG TCGGGATGCTGCAAGCCACCAGACAGCTGTAAATTCCAGTATGTGGGCCCAACAACGTGGACCAAGACGAGTACAACTGACACGACCAACCCAGACTGTAACACATGGAGCAACGTCCAGACGGCTTTATGCTACGACTGCCAATCTTGCAAGGCCGGAGTACTCCAAAACCTGAAAGGCCACTGGAAGAAGGTGGCGgttatcaacattgtcttcctCGTCTTCTTGATTATCGTCTACTCCATCGGCTGCTGTGCTTTCAGAAGCAACAGGTGGGACAACTCTTGGAAACCGTATAACGGAAGATGA
- the LOC141597198 gene encoding WAT1-related protein At4g30420-like, with product MIQIFLVSDPLSHSRHFSYTMGWWEDQLPAIAMVSMQLLVAVMALMNRAALLEGMSPKVFIFYRQAIATLVISPFAFCPRRKSNGRVSTMTTKSFVLIFITSFIGVVLYQNMYFQGLFLASSSMASATSNLTPAVTFLIAALLRLEQVNMKAMTSIAKIVGTIICVGGAISMALFKGPKILNTQLPPSNSLVLSSFGGDINWLIGCLWLFGSSSCWSLWLIMQVAVTACYPDHLSLSAWTCLMSTFQAGIIAFILEKDPNAWNFSSSALQLGCCFFSGVFGSAVQFFVQSWCISRRGPLYSAMFNPLCTVITTVLAFIFLKEELHVGSLLGAIAVMSGLYVVLWGKSEELKASKLDPAGENYADTTAEETISDKIDLEKPLLIDECNINKADERL from the exons ATGATCCAAATTTTTCTAGTTTCGGATCCTCTGTCTCATTCTCGACATTTCTCGTATACAATGGGATGGTGGGAGGATCAATTGCCAGCAATAGCAATGGTATCCATGCAACTATTAGTTGCAGTGATGGCTCTAATGAATAGGGCTGCCCTTTTGGAGGGCATGAGCCCTAAGGTCTTCATTTTTTATAGACAAGCTATTGCTACTTTGGTTATTTCCCCCTTCGCCTTTTGCCCCAG GAGGAAATCTAACGGGCGAGTATCAACCATGACAACCAAAAGCTTCGTTTTGATCTTTATTACTTCCTTCATAGG AGTCGTGTTATACCAAAACATGTACTTCCAAGGGTTATTCTTGGCTTCCTCATCAATGGCTAGTGCAACCTCAAATCTAACCCCAGCAGTTACCTTCTTGATAGCGGCCCTCCTGAG GCTGGAGCAAGTGAACATGAAGGCAATGACTAGTATAGCCAAGATAGTGGGAACAATAATATGCGTAGGAGGAGCGATTTCAATGGCTTTGTTTAAAGGTCCAAAGATACTCAACACACAACTTCCACCGTCAAACTCCTTAGTGTTGTCGTCGTTTGGGGGTGACATCAATTGGTTGATCGGTTGTCTGTGGCTCTTTGGAAGTTCTTCTTGTTGGTCCTTGTGGCTCATTATGCAG GTGGCAGTGACAGCATGCTACCCAGACCATCTGTCTCTTTCAGCATGGACATGTCTAATGTCCACGTTTCAGGCTGGTATTATTGCCTTCATCTTAGAAAAGGATCCTAACGCTTGGAATTTCAGCTCTAGTGCCCTTCAACTCGGTTGTTGCTTCTTTTCG GGAGTATTTGGATCAGCGGTTCAATTCTTTGTACAATCATGGTGCATTAGTCGGAGAGGTCCACTTTACTCTGCTATGTTTAATCCTCTCTGCACTGTTATAACCACAGTACTTGCATTCATATTTCTTAAGGAGGAACTTCATGTTGGCAG TTTGTTAGGAGCGATCGCTGTAATGAGTGGCTTATATGTGGTGCTATGGGGTAAATCTGAAGAACTTAAGGCATCAAAACTTGATCCAGCCGGAGAAAATTACGCGGATACAACAGCCGAAGAAACAATTAGTGATAAGATCGATCTAGAGAAGCCGCTACTAATAGACGAGTGCAACATCAACAAGGCCGATGAAAGGTTATAG
- the LOC141595823 gene encoding protein ALTERED XYLOGLUCAN 9-like yields the protein MGLLAGWHLSCKKMLFFSGILFISLVIALHLSPYYFPSAFDFFPTSLSSSSSSCISLLDKIQWNTTKTSQLNSSKISWKWAESDENVLLGCDYQKLNSTDMGHLLNGSWVMVAGDSQTRFFVLSFLELLLGEEEIADVRNNLKYSDYHLDVSRLGLTVDFKWAPYAANLNNLVAELSKNSIFPDVFVIGYGLWNMLHVTNSTDYGDSLHVLNQALTSLFLVEVSPKSRPHLFWLNMPTLINSMLNTEEKREKMSDTVQNEYHQELSSSELFRPGSPFVLLDLKSLSGSCGVECTNDGMHYDRVVYEACVHIMLNVLIIQSQPKV from the coding sequence ATGGGGTTATTAGCAGGTTGGCATCTAAGCTGCAAAAAAATGCTATTCTTTAGTGGAATACTCTTTATATCTCTTGTTATAGCTCTTCATCTTTCTCCTTATTACTTTCCTTCAGCATTTGACTTCTTTCCTACTtcactatcatcatcatcttcttcttgcATCAGTTTACTTGATAAGATCCAATGGAATACTACCAAAACTAGTCAGCTAAATTCATCCAAAATTTCATGGAAATGGGCAGAATCTGATGAAAATGTATTATTGGGCTGTGATTATCAGAAATTGAATAGCACTGATATGGGTCATCTGCTTAATGGGTCTTGGGTTATGGTGGCTGGAGACTCACAAACTCGATTTTTCGTGCTCTCGTTCTTGGAATTACTATTGGGTGAAGAAGAAATAGCGGATGTTAGAAACAATCTCAAGTATAGTGATTATCACTTGGATGTGAGTCGACTCGGGTTAACAGTTGATTTCAAATGGGCACCTTATGCTGCCAATTTGAATAACTTGGTAGCAGAATTGAGTAAGAATAGTATTTTTCCTGATGTATTTGTCATAGGGTATGGACTTTGGAATATGCTTCATGTTACAAATTCAACAGATTATGGAGATTCCTTACATGTGTTGAATCAGGCTTTAACATCATTATTCTTAGTTGAAGTTTCGCCCAAGTCGCGACCTCACTTGTTCTGGTTGAATATGCCGACATTGATAAACTCGATGCTTAATACCGAGGAGAAGAGGGAAAAGATGAGTGATACAGTGCAAAATGAGTATCATCAAGAGCTAAGTAGTAGTGAGTTATTTCGCCCTGGAAGTCCTTTTGTTTTGCTAGACCTCAAGTCTTTGAGTGGGAGTTGCGGAGTTGAGTGTACAAACGACGGAATGCATTATGATAGGGTTGTATATGAAGCTTGTGTTCATATCATGCTTAATGTTTTGATCATCCAATCTCAACCCAAAGTATAG